One genomic window of Kaistia geumhonensis includes the following:
- a CDS encoding pyridoxal phosphate-dependent decarboxylase family protein: MRALEISDRDLSKLAIEAAKLAANYWSSLDGRPAYPATSGTQTSRLFDRPWARAGRGPAILDEFAAIAEHVRPCTGRFFGYVAGSGEPVGAIGDLLASVLNQNCTSWRSAPAAATIERVVVGWLAEAVGCAGFAGSLCGGGSTANLMGLAMARESLLPANDDGARPGVVYASEQAHMSIAKAVSLLGLGRNNLRLLPVDEDFRLRTDALRDAIALDRRQGRTPLAIVASVGTVATGAIDPLPHLAEIARAEGIWLHVDGAFGVLAALAAPEKFEGLSLADSISLDAHKWLYQPIDCSCLLHRERTAARKAFSYSGDYVRILNQDPEESFAFFDESIELTRRFRALKLWMSLQYHGRDAFREAITRDLQHAQLLARAVQSHPALELLAPVPLSAVCFRHRARDNEAILRRVIARGRVYLSNATINGRFALRACFVNHRTTREDVDEIIVEVIAAADELNA; encoded by the coding sequence ATGCGCGCGCTGGAAATCTCTGATCGCGACCTGTCCAAGCTGGCGATCGAGGCGGCCAAGCTCGCCGCCAACTATTGGTCCTCGTTGGATGGGCGTCCGGCCTATCCAGCGACAAGCGGCACGCAAACGTCGCGCCTCTTCGATCGACCTTGGGCGCGCGCAGGAAGGGGCCCTGCGATACTGGACGAGTTCGCGGCCATAGCGGAGCATGTCCGGCCGTGCACGGGCCGCTTCTTCGGCTATGTTGCGGGGTCCGGCGAGCCCGTCGGCGCCATCGGCGATCTTCTCGCCTCCGTCCTCAACCAAAACTGCACGTCATGGCGTTCCGCACCGGCCGCGGCCACTATCGAGCGGGTCGTGGTCGGCTGGCTCGCGGAGGCGGTCGGATGCGCTGGCTTTGCGGGAAGTCTCTGCGGTGGCGGCTCCACGGCCAACCTGATGGGACTCGCGATGGCGCGAGAGAGCCTGTTGCCCGCCAATGACGACGGCGCACGACCCGGCGTCGTCTATGCGTCCGAACAGGCGCACATGTCGATCGCAAAGGCCGTCTCGCTGCTGGGCCTGGGCCGAAACAACCTTCGGCTCCTTCCCGTCGATGAAGATTTCCGATTGCGCACCGACGCGCTGCGGGATGCGATTGCTCTCGACCGCCGCCAAGGGAGGACGCCGCTGGCGATCGTTGCGAGCGTGGGAACGGTTGCCACCGGTGCGATCGACCCACTGCCGCATCTCGCCGAGATTGCCAGGGCGGAAGGAATCTGGCTGCATGTCGACGGTGCGTTCGGGGTGTTGGCCGCGCTTGCAGCGCCGGAGAAGTTCGAGGGGCTTTCATTGGCCGACTCGATCTCGCTCGACGCGCACAAGTGGCTCTATCAGCCGATCGATTGCAGTTGCCTGCTCCACCGGGAGCGTACTGCTGCTCGGAAGGCCTTTTCGTACAGCGGCGACTACGTCAGGATTCTCAATCAGGATCCGGAAGAGTCCTTCGCCTTCTTCGATGAATCGATCGAGCTCACGCGGCGCTTCCGAGCGTTGAAGCTCTGGATGTCGCTGCAGTATCACGGCCGCGATGCATTTCGGGAGGCGATCACGCGTGACCTCCAGCATGCACAGCTGCTCGCCAGAGCTGTCCAGTCGCATCCAGCGCTTGAGTTGCTTGCGCCGGTGCCGCTCAGCGCGGTGTGCTTCCGCCATCGCGCAAGGGACAACGAGGCGATCCTAAGGCGCGTCATTGCTCGGGGTCGGGTCTATCTCTCCAACGCCACAATCAATGGCCGCTTCGCGTTGCGCGCCTGCTTCGTCAATCATCGGACGACGCGAGAGGACGTCGACGAGATCATTGTCGAAGTGATTGCCGCCGCGGACGAGCTGAACGCCTGA
- a CDS encoding M24 family metallopeptidase, whose amino-acid sequence MFSLAEAQRFMAAEGIDGWLMHDYRGSNLFFWQVLGVSRTPTRRAMLVVPRSGAPVLLIHTVDQFFFHDVAIEKRIYRGWEEMRALLRQLLVGAKRLATEYSDEGAVPNAAFVDAGTIELLRSWGHVIVTSADLFQVSAAAWDDHAIASHKDACLLVSGIKDAAFDQVRSAVRAGRTISEYALQRFILSEFERLGLETEGQPVVQANAHSGIVSYEPKAEGSAAIGAGDWLLIDFWARHPGEPNVYADIAWGGFAGSVVPQKLQDVFDLVRRARDAALDAIRLAFERGETLMGYEVDDIARGIIAAAGHRDAFHHRTGHSMGPGKRLHALGVNLDNLETHDTRRILPRTGFSIEPGVYLPEFGVRLEINVFVHPTDGPTVTTPIQDQIVDLS is encoded by the coding sequence ATGTTCTCACTCGCCGAAGCGCAGCGCTTCATGGCCGCCGAGGGCATCGACGGCTGGCTGATGCATGACTATCGCGGCTCTAACCTCTTCTTCTGGCAGGTGCTGGGCGTCTCGCGCACGCCAACGCGCCGCGCGATGCTGGTGGTGCCGCGCTCCGGCGCGCCGGTGCTGCTGATCCACACCGTCGACCAGTTCTTCTTCCACGATGTCGCGATCGAGAAGCGGATCTATCGCGGCTGGGAGGAGATGCGGGCGCTGCTCCGCCAACTGCTCGTCGGGGCGAAGCGGCTCGCGACCGAGTATTCGGACGAGGGCGCCGTGCCGAACGCCGCCTTCGTCGATGCCGGCACGATCGAGCTGCTGCGGAGCTGGGGCCACGTGATCGTAACCTCGGCCGATCTCTTCCAGGTCTCGGCAGCGGCCTGGGACGATCATGCGATCGCGAGCCACAAGGACGCCTGCCTGCTGGTCTCCGGCATCAAGGACGCGGCCTTCGACCAGGTGCGCAGCGCCGTCCGCGCCGGACGAACGATCAGCGAATATGCGTTGCAGCGCTTCATCCTTTCCGAGTTCGAACGGCTCGGGCTCGAGACCGAAGGGCAGCCGGTTGTCCAGGCCAACGCACATTCGGGCATCGTCAGCTACGAGCCGAAGGCGGAAGGATCAGCCGCGATCGGGGCCGGCGACTGGCTGCTGATCGATTTCTGGGCGCGCCATCCCGGCGAGCCCAACGTCTATGCCGACATCGCCTGGGGCGGCTTCGCGGGGAGCGTGGTGCCACAGAAGCTGCAGGATGTGTTCGATCTCGTCCGCCGCGCCCGCGACGCGGCGCTGGACGCCATCCGCCTCGCCTTCGAGCGCGGCGAGACATTGATGGGCTACGAGGTCGACGACATAGCGCGCGGCATCATCGCCGCAGCCGGCCATCGCGACGCATTCCATCACCGTACCGGCCACAGCATGGGCCCGGGCAAGAGGCTGCATGCGCTCGGCGTCAATCTCGACAATCTGGAAACGCACGACACGCGCCGCATCCTGCCGCGCACCGGCTTCTCGATCGAGCCGGGCGTCTACCTGCCGGAATTCGGGGTGAGGCTGGAGATCAACGTCTTCGTCCATCCAACCGACGGACCAACCGTGACGACCCCGATTCAGGACCAGATCGTCGATCTTTCTTAA